In one window of Effusibacillus lacus DNA:
- the coaBC gene encoding bifunctional phosphopantothenoylcysteine decarboxylase/phosphopantothenate--cysteine ligase CoaBC: protein ADKADLMVVAPATANVIAKAACGLADDMLTTTLLATRAPVLFAPAMNVNMYNNPIVQENLSRLRSRGYLTAEPGEGPLACGYTGKGRLPEPEELVEIIREFFARSQDMKGLNVLVTAGGTRERIDPVRYLTNDSSGKMGFALAEAAARRGANVTLVVGNTAVTPPSNVKVVRAESALDMYREVMERLRGQDVVIKAAAVSDYRPSETAGQKIKKTEDRMTLELVRNPDILAEVGARKSPGQVIVGFAAETTEVEANATDKLLRKNADLIVANDVSREGAGFGVDTNIVSFIRQDQPLRQLPQMSKRDVAEAILNEILTIRKDRV from the coding sequence CCGCTTGCGGACTGGCTGACGACATGCTGACCACGACCCTGCTGGCAACCCGTGCTCCTGTGTTGTTTGCTCCGGCCATGAATGTGAACATGTACAACAATCCGATTGTGCAGGAGAACCTTTCCCGTTTGCGGAGCCGGGGATATCTGACAGCCGAACCCGGGGAAGGGCCGCTTGCCTGCGGCTATACAGGCAAAGGGAGATTGCCGGAACCGGAAGAGCTGGTTGAGATCATCCGGGAGTTCTTTGCCCGCAGTCAGGATATGAAAGGCCTGAACGTGCTCGTGACTGCCGGAGGAACCCGTGAGCGGATCGATCCGGTCCGGTACCTGACCAACGATTCAAGCGGGAAAATGGGCTTTGCCCTGGCGGAAGCCGCTGCCCGTCGCGGGGCCAACGTGACTCTGGTGGTTGGGAATACGGCGGTAACACCGCCGTCTAACGTAAAGGTCGTCCGGGCGGAATCGGCTCTTGACATGTATCGGGAAGTTATGGAGCGATTGCGGGGCCAGGACGTGGTAATCAAGGCGGCTGCGGTGTCAGATTACAGGCCTTCGGAAACGGCCGGACAGAAGATTAAGAAGACAGAAGACCGCATGACCCTTGAACTTGTTCGAAACCCTGACATCTTGGCGGAGGTTGGGGCCCGCAAGTCTCCCGGACAGGTGATTGTCGGATTTGCGGCGGAGACGACCGAAGTGGAAGCCAACGCCACCGACAAACTTCTTCGGAAGAATGCCGACCTGATCGTAGCCAACGATGTGTCGAGAGAAGGAGCCGGATTTGGAGTCGATACGAACATCGTATCCTTCATCCGCCAGGATCAGCCCCTCCGTCAGCTGCCGCAGATGAGCAAGCGGGATGTGGCGGAAGCGATCCTCAATGAAATCCTGACAATTCGGAAGGACCGGGTATGA